The proteins below are encoded in one region of Winogradskyella helgolandensis:
- the hemB gene encoding porphobilinogen synthase: MFPLRRNRRLRTNAAIRSLVRENYITPNDFLVPLFVVEGKGVKDEIPSMPNYFRYSLDLLENEVKELWSLGLKAVLLFVKVPDNLKDNKGTEALNPDGLMQRAIKTVKNACPDMIVMTDVALDPYSSVGHDGIVQNGMIINDESAEVLAKMALTHAQAGSDFVAPSDMNDGRTLQIRQLLEQEGYKNTGIMAYTAKYASSFYGPFRDALDSAPVDLVDVPKDKKTYQMDFGNRIEAVRETLIDIEEGADIVMVKPGLSYLDILRDIKNEVDVPVAVYQVSGEYAMIKAAAEKGWLNHDQVMLETTMAFKRAGADIITSYFAKDVVKLLNG, from the coding sequence ATGTTTCCATTACGAAGAAATAGAAGACTAAGAACTAACGCGGCTATAAGAAGTTTAGTTAGAGAAAACTACATTACTCCAAATGACTTTTTAGTGCCACTTTTTGTGGTTGAAGGCAAGGGCGTAAAAGATGAAATTCCGTCTATGCCCAACTATTTTAGGTACAGTTTAGATTTACTTGAAAATGAAGTCAAAGAATTATGGAGCTTAGGTTTAAAAGCGGTGTTACTCTTTGTAAAAGTTCCGGATAATTTAAAAGATAATAAAGGTACAGAGGCATTAAACCCAGATGGATTGATGCAACGCGCTATTAAAACGGTAAAAAATGCTTGTCCGGATATGATAGTGATGACGGATGTTGCGTTAGACCCTTATTCTTCTGTTGGTCATGATGGTATTGTACAAAACGGGATGATTATTAATGACGAATCGGCTGAAGTGCTGGCAAAAATGGCCTTAACACACGCTCAAGCGGGTTCTGATTTTGTAGCCCCTAGCGATATGAACGATGGCAGAACATTACAAATTCGTCAATTATTAGAACAAGAAGGCTATAAAAATACGGGTATTATGGCTTATACTGCAAAATACGCCTCTTCGTTTTATGGTCCTTTTCGCGACGCTCTTGATTCTGCACCAGTAGATTTAGTTGATGTCCCTAAAGACAAAAAAACCTACCAAATGGATTTTGGTAACCGAATAGAAGCGGTTAGAGAAACCTTAATAGATATTGAAGAAGGTGCCGATATTGTCATGGTTAAACCAGGCCTTTCCTATCTGGATATTTTAAGAGATATTAAAAATGAAGTCGATGTACCTGTAGCCGTGTATCAAGTCTCTGGTGAATACGCCATGATAAAAGCAGCCGCAGAAAAAGGTTGGCTAAATCACGATCAGGTAATGCTAGAAACCACGATGGCTTTTAAGCGTGCTGGTGCGGATATCATCACCTCTTATTTTGCTAAAGATGTTGTTAAACTACTTAACGGTTAG
- a CDS encoding DEAD/DEAH box helicase family protein has product MLKSLDDLEFIFPWRSYQAELLKHFSAHIEDRHFHVIAPPGSGKTILGLEIVRKLGKKTLVLAPTLTIRNQWENRLQNFFIENCDFEAYSFDIKAPSDITFSTYQSLHAFYKTFEDKNDYYQFFKSHNIETLVLDEAHHLKNAWWNCLMDLKRHSEFYIVALTATPPYDSSRAEVSKYFTLCGEVDDEIAVPDLVREGDLSPHQDFVYFSKPEDLEINFIVDYRRNIADFKDELLKDDTFIDFLFEHRFYKNPNWHLDELYSNTDYFSAILIFLYACGFEIDHQKLEILGFEKQEMIQFPELDLHWLGILFQNILVSDREQLIEQEKYVSTLEKRLRRLHVFERNSVDFIGEQLLYKSLSNSPSKSKSIVSIVNAERKTLKRDLRCVILTDYIRKEFLTINEAEIENIDKIGVLPIFQYVRHYCDKPEELAVLSGSIVILHQSILMAFEAIESLDNFSFSPLQIDASFLLVTTKGKSKNSIVSIITQLFESGHIKVLIGTKSLLGEGWDAPSINSLILASFIGSFVSSNQMRGRAIRKDAKAPNKTGNIWHLACVDPTALDGGKEVDTLKRRFEAFVGVTNSTIPFISNGFERLNIPDEINVESLDTLNDEALKRATKRILITEKWNNAIGKGTKLTKEVKILHSGKRPFKAQKQIYYFDALRFFVVELFFTMMLFYVEFMLQSFHLILQRGVVYFIYALLAGFIGVFGYKLIKVLKLFIRHGYLYKKIGKMGLSILDTLNELGYITSTRTNITVSSYVLGKGDVVCNLVGANALENSLFSKALSQLLEPIASPRYLIVKTNFFRKRLDVENFYPVPELFGDKKENALVFQKYWNSYFGKTKLIFTRRIEGRKLLLKARLFHVYNAFKEVTKEVMVWK; this is encoded by the coding sequence GTGCTCAAATCCCTAGATGATTTAGAATTTATTTTTCCGTGGAGAAGTTATCAAGCGGAACTTTTAAAGCATTTTAGCGCTCATATTGAAGATCGTCATTTTCATGTGATTGCTCCTCCTGGATCTGGTAAAACTATTTTAGGTTTAGAAATTGTTAGAAAATTAGGCAAGAAAACTTTAGTACTTGCACCAACACTAACCATTAGAAACCAATGGGAAAACCGTTTACAAAACTTTTTTATCGAGAATTGCGATTTTGAAGCTTATTCATTCGATATAAAAGCGCCAAGCGATATCACGTTTTCTACGTATCAATCGCTTCATGCATTTTATAAAACTTTTGAAGATAAAAATGACTATTACCAATTCTTCAAAAGCCATAATATTGAAACTTTAGTTTTAGATGAAGCCCATCATTTAAAAAATGCGTGGTGGAATTGTTTAATGGATTTAAAGCGGCATTCTGAGTTTTATATCGTGGCACTAACGGCAACACCACCTTACGATAGCAGTAGAGCAGAGGTCTCTAAATATTTTACACTTTGTGGAGAAGTTGATGATGAAATAGCGGTGCCAGATTTAGTACGTGAAGGCGATTTAAGTCCACATCAAGATTTTGTCTACTTCTCGAAACCCGAAGATTTAGAGATTAATTTCATTGTGGATTATAGGCGAAATATTGCCGATTTTAAAGATGAATTATTAAAAGATGACACCTTCATCGATTTTTTATTTGAGCATCGTTTCTATAAAAACCCGAATTGGCATTTGGATGAACTCTATTCAAATACCGACTATTTTTCTGCGATTCTTATATTTTTATATGCTTGTGGCTTTGAAATCGATCATCAAAAATTAGAAATTTTAGGGTTTGAAAAACAAGAAATGATTCAATTTCCTGAGCTCGATTTACATTGGTTAGGAATTTTATTTCAGAACATCTTAGTTTCAGACAGAGAACAATTAATTGAGCAAGAAAAGTACGTTTCAACTTTAGAAAAACGACTAAGACGACTTCATGTTTTTGAACGTAATTCAGTCGATTTTATTGGTGAGCAATTGCTTTACAAATCCTTGTCTAACAGTCCGAGTAAGTCAAAAAGTATTGTAAGTATTGTTAATGCTGAAAGGAAAACTCTAAAACGCGATTTGAGATGCGTAATTCTAACGGATTATATTCGGAAAGAATTCTTAACCATCAATGAAGCTGAAATAGAAAACATAGACAAAATTGGTGTGCTTCCTATTTTTCAATATGTACGTCATTATTGCGATAAACCCGAAGAATTAGCGGTGCTTTCGGGCAGTATTGTTATCCTTCATCAATCTATTTTAATGGCTTTTGAAGCGATTGAATCTTTAGATAATTTTTCGTTTTCGCCATTGCAAATTGATGCGTCGTTTTTGTTGGTTACAACTAAAGGAAAATCGAAAAATTCCATTGTAAGTATTATTACTCAACTTTTTGAATCGGGACACATTAAAGTGCTCATAGGTACAAAATCCTTGTTGGGTGAGGGTTGGGATGCACCATCTATTAACAGTTTAATTTTGGCATCTTTTATTGGCTCGTTTGTGTCGTCTAATCAAATGCGCGGACGCGCCATCCGGAAAGATGCAAAGGCGCCTAATAAAACCGGAAACATTTGGCATTTGGCTTGTGTAGATCCAACCGCTTTAGATGGTGGAAAAGAGGTTGATACTTTAAAACGACGCTTTGAAGCGTTTGTAGGTGTTACCAATAGTACCATTCCATTTATTTCAAATGGTTTTGAGCGTTTAAATATTCCAGATGAAATTAATGTAGAATCCCTTGACACTTTAAATGATGAGGCTCTAAAGCGTGCTACAAAACGAATCCTTATCACCGAAAAATGGAATAATGCTATCGGAAAAGGGACTAAGTTAACCAAAGAGGTCAAAATTTTACATTCAGGAAAACGACCTTTTAAAGCTCAAAAACAGATTTACTATTTTGATGCACTTCGCTTTTTTGTGGTGGAATTGTTTTTTACCATGATGCTCTTTTATGTAGAGTTTATGTTGCAAAGTTTCCATCTTATTTTACAACGCGGTGTTGTCTATTTTATCTATGCACTTTTAGCTGGTTTCATTGGTGTCTTTGGATATAAGTTGATTAAAGTTTTAAAGCTATTTATACGTCATGGTTACCTCTACAAAAAGATTGGTAAAATGGGATTATCCATTCTTGATACTTTGAATGAATTAGGGTATATTACTTCTACCAGAACTAATATTACGGTAAGTTCTTATGTGTTAGGGAAAGGTGATGTGGTTTGTAATTTGGTTGGGGCTAATGCGCTTGAAAATTCCTTATTTTCCAAAGCCTTAAGCCAACTTTTAGAACCTATTGCCTCTCCTAGATATTTAATTGTAAAGACGAATTTTTTCAGAAAACGTTTAGATGTTGAAAATTTCTATCCAGTTCCAGAATTGTTTGGCGATAAAAAAGAAAATGCCTTAGTATTTCAGAAGTATTGGAATTCTTACTTTGGAAAAACAAAACTCATATTTACACGTCGTATAGAAGGTCGAAAACTACTCTTAAAAGCACGATTGTTTCATGTGTACAATGCTTTTAAAGAGGTGACCAAGGAAGTTATGGTTTGGAAGTAG
- a CDS encoding GLPGLI family protein — protein MRNIFLILVLLGTYCLSAQIKGKITYRLETIKDSIEQPFENPENTEAQNEVFAMIHDAEPVEGYLVFNDSIAIYNVEPKIDIPGWNNSSDGLMITRSNINLSWVMAGGSSTYYNDWSRDYSITQNSVSGPTKRVIQKPKEWTITEESKVIDGYTCYLATIDKRNDKKVKAWFTPEIPVKHGPRGFNGLPGLIMEIEDIVLLWTVVKIDIDNPEADDIIEPMEGELLTQEEYIKFSGNPFGDN, from the coding sequence ATGAGAAATATATTTTTAATACTCGTCTTGCTAGGTACTTACTGTTTATCAGCACAAATAAAGGGAAAGATAACATATCGTCTCGAAACCATTAAAGACAGTATAGAGCAGCCTTTTGAAAATCCTGAGAACACTGAAGCTCAAAATGAAGTATTTGCAATGATTCATGATGCGGAACCTGTGGAGGGTTATTTGGTGTTTAATGATAGTATCGCTATTTATAATGTAGAACCAAAAATTGACATTCCTGGATGGAATAATAGTAGTGATGGCCTTATGATTACTCGAAGTAATATTAATTTGTCATGGGTGATGGCTGGTGGGAGTTCAACCTATTACAATGATTGGAGTCGCGATTATAGTATTACCCAAAATTCTGTATCGGGTCCTACCAAAAGAGTTATACAAAAACCAAAAGAATGGACTATTACAGAAGAATCTAAAGTTATAGATGGCTATACATGCTATTTAGCAACCATAGATAAACGCAACGATAAGAAAGTAAAGGCATGGTTTACACCAGAAATCCCTGTAAAACATGGTCCAAGAGGTTTTAACGGATTGCCAGGTTTAATTATGGAAATTGAAGATATTGTATTACTATGGACAGTCGTTAAAATTGATATTGATAATCCTGAAGCTGATGATATCATAGAGCCTATGGAAGGAGAATTACTAACACAAGAAGAATATATAAAGTTTAGTGGTAACCCTTTTGGTGATAATTAA
- a CDS encoding CNNM domain-containing protein, giving the protein MGLLIFYAVISIFFSFLCSILEAVLLSLTPTFLNIKKKEGKAYALELEELKKDVDRPLIAILTLNTIAHTVGAILVGVQAKVAYVELYGSTKRSILGFEFTEDIMVAVVSTVMTILILVASEIIPKTVGATYWRQLANFTSKALNILIFPLKWTGILWLLQLTTKLIGGKGHGSVLSRESFAAMAEIAQEEGVFEENESKVIKNLLNFKEVQAKDVMTPRTVMKTENESMTVETFFKANSNIRFSRVPVYTDESDNITGLVLKAEVFKEMALGNGSKLLSDIKRSIIIVNRSLPIPKLFEQLVESRNHLALVVDEYGTVSGLVTMEDVIETLLGLEIMDESDNVSDLQLLARRSWESRAKRLGIIDNDNPEN; this is encoded by the coding sequence ATGGGCTTACTCATTTTTTACGCTGTCATTTCCATCTTCTTTTCATTTTTGTGTTCTATTTTAGAGGCTGTACTTTTAAGCTTAACACCGACATTTCTTAATATTAAAAAGAAAGAAGGTAAAGCTTATGCTCTTGAATTAGAAGAACTAAAAAAAGATGTCGATCGTCCCCTAATTGCCATTTTAACATTAAACACTATTGCACATACCGTTGGTGCTATTTTAGTGGGTGTACAAGCCAAAGTGGCTTATGTTGAGCTTTATGGCAGCACAAAACGTTCTATTTTAGGATTTGAGTTTACCGAAGATATCATGGTCGCTGTTGTGTCTACGGTTATGACAATTCTGATATTAGTTGCTTCAGAAATTATACCAAAAACAGTAGGTGCAACGTATTGGAGGCAATTAGCAAACTTTACGTCAAAAGCTTTAAATATTTTAATATTTCCTTTAAAATGGACCGGCATTTTATGGTTACTTCAACTCACTACAAAACTGATTGGTGGCAAAGGTCATGGTAGTGTTTTAAGTAGAGAAAGTTTTGCTGCTATGGCAGAAATAGCACAAGAAGAAGGTGTTTTTGAAGAAAATGAAAGTAAAGTCATTAAAAATTTATTGAACTTTAAAGAAGTACAAGCAAAAGATGTGATGACACCTCGTACAGTAATGAAAACTGAAAACGAAAGCATGACCGTGGAAACGTTCTTTAAAGCCAATTCTAATATTCGGTTTTCTAGAGTCCCTGTTTATACTGACGAATCCGATAATATTACTGGCTTAGTTTTAAAAGCTGAAGTTTTCAAAGAAATGGCATTAGGTAATGGTTCAAAATTATTATCTGATATTAAACGAAGCATTATTATCGTGAATCGTAGTTTACCAATCCCAAAATTATTTGAACAATTGGTTGAAAGCCGAAATCACTTAGCTTTAGTTGTAGATGAATACGGTACCGTAAGTGGCTTAGTGACCATGGAAGATGTTATTGAAACATTGCTAGGATTAGAAATCATGGATGAAAGCGATAATGTATCTGACTTACAACTTTTAGCAAGACGAAGCTGGGAATCTAGAGCAAAACGTTTAGGCATCATTGATAATGACAATCCTGAAAACTAA
- a CDS encoding Lrp/AsnC family transcriptional regulator, whose amino-acid sequence MDAIDKKIIKILSANARESFATIGKWVDLSAPAVGKRVKQLEDKGFILGYSLRLNHEKFGIQVKAYINLKIHQSSTLRTAYNQIKYLDEVQRCDRITGEDSLCILAYFKSNKELVILLERISQYGVPNTSIILES is encoded by the coding sequence ATGGACGCTATTGACAAGAAAATCATAAAAATACTCAGTGCAAATGCACGGGAGTCTTTTGCAACCATCGGAAAATGGGTAGATCTATCTGCTCCTGCTGTTGGAAAACGTGTCAAACAATTGGAAGATAAAGGGTTTATTTTAGGGTATTCCCTTCGACTTAATCATGAAAAATTCGGTATTCAAGTTAAGGCTTATATCAATTTAAAAATCCATCAATCGAGTACTTTAAGAACAGCCTATAATCAAATTAAATACTTAGACGAAGTTCAGCGTTGCGATCGCATTACAGGAGAAGATAGTTTGTGTATTTTAGCTTATTTTAAAAGCAACAAAGAATTAGTAATCTTATTAGAACGCATCTCCCAATATGGTGTTCCTAATACGAGTATCATTTTAGAAAGTTAA
- a CDS encoding methylated-DNA--[protein]-cysteine S-methyltransferase yields the protein MEQSLLQICHIETPLGHAKISGNENGIVSVSIIDSQETLSESIPEALLDCVIQLKEYFNNTRKKFDLKLHPEGTTFQKKVWKQLEAIPFGKSISYLELSKQLGDIKAIRAAASANGKNPLWIIIPCHRVIGSNGSLTGYAGGLYRKQWLLNHESEYKQQSLF from the coding sequence TTGGAACAGTCGCTTCTACAAATCTGCCATATTGAAACTCCACTTGGACATGCCAAAATCAGCGGAAATGAGAATGGTATTGTTTCTGTTTCAATCATAGATTCACAAGAAACATTATCAGAAAGTATTCCGGAAGCCTTATTAGATTGTGTGATTCAGCTTAAAGAATATTTCAACAATACCAGAAAAAAATTCGACCTAAAATTACATCCTGAAGGCACAACCTTTCAGAAAAAGGTATGGAAACAATTGGAGGCTATTCCTTTTGGAAAATCCATTTCGTACTTAGAATTATCCAAACAATTAGGGGATATAAAAGCCATACGAGCTGCAGCAAGTGCCAACGGTAAAAATCCGCTTTGGATTATTATACCTTGTCACAGAGTCATCGGTAGCAACGGAAGTCTCACAGGTTATGCTGGTGGGTTATACAGAAAACAATGGTTGCTCAATCATGAAAGTGAATACAAACAACAATCCTTATTTTAA
- a CDS encoding YchJ family protein — protein MNCYCGTNKTYQECCEVFHRNNGKTNTAEQLMRSRYSAFVLANGDYLMATHHKSTRPTKEKKAIVKWAKSVQWMRLEILETTKGSENDTEGTVTFNAYFFENGNVDVIHEKSAFVKENDQWFYLGLSE, from the coding sequence ATGAACTGCTACTGCGGAACCAACAAAACTTACCAAGAGTGCTGCGAAGTTTTCCATCGCAACAACGGAAAAACAAACACCGCCGAACAACTTATGCGTTCTCGTTACAGCGCTTTTGTTCTCGCAAATGGAGATTATTTAATGGCAACGCATCACAAATCTACACGACCAACAAAAGAGAAAAAAGCGATTGTAAAATGGGCAAAATCTGTTCAGTGGATGCGACTAGAAATTTTAGAAACAACCAAAGGTTCTGAGAATGACACTGAAGGTACAGTAACCTTTAATGCTTATTTTTTTGAAAATGGAAACGTAGATGTCATTCATGAAAAATCAGCTTTTGTAAAAGAGAATGACCAATGGTTTTATTTAGGGTTGAGTGAATAA
- the hemF gene encoding oxygen-dependent coproporphyrinogen oxidase: MSGFENLTGDLEVKDKFFKYIHQLQDTITSKLEEVDGKAKFQEDNWDRPEGGGGRTRVIENGAVFEKGGVNISGVHGKLPDSMQKYFGVEDADFFACGLSLVLHPINPMVPTVHANWRYFEMYDKDGNIVDQWFGGGQDLTPYYLFEEDAKHFHQTCKTACDKHNPEFYPKYKSRCDEYFYNAHRNEGRGLGGLFFDYCKATDEMSMQNWYDFVTEVGDSFLEAYVPIVEKRKHLEYTKPQRDWQEIRRGRYVEFNLVHDKGTLFGLKTNGRIESILMSLPPHVQWVYDHQPETGSEEEKLINILQNPVDWV; encoded by the coding sequence CTGTCAGGTTTTGAAAACCTTACAGGAGATTTAGAGGTTAAAGACAAATTCTTCAAATACATACACCAACTACAAGACACTATAACTTCAAAGCTTGAAGAAGTAGATGGCAAAGCCAAATTTCAAGAAGATAATTGGGACCGACCAGAAGGAGGTGGAGGAAGAACACGCGTTATAGAAAATGGAGCTGTTTTTGAAAAAGGAGGTGTAAACATATCTGGTGTTCATGGTAAACTACCAGATAGCATGCAAAAATACTTTGGTGTAGAAGACGCTGATTTCTTTGCTTGTGGTTTAAGTTTAGTCTTGCATCCTATAAATCCAATGGTGCCAACCGTACATGCTAATTGGCGCTATTTTGAAATGTATGATAAAGATGGAAACATCGTAGACCAATGGTTTGGTGGCGGACAAGATTTAACACCTTACTATTTGTTTGAAGAAGACGCCAAACACTTTCATCAAACTTGCAAAACTGCTTGCGATAAACATAACCCAGAATTTTACCCAAAATACAAATCGCGTTGCGATGAATACTTTTACAATGCTCACCGAAATGAAGGTCGTGGTTTAGGCGGTTTATTCTTTGATTATTGCAAAGCTACAGACGAGATGAGCATGCAAAATTGGTACGACTTTGTCACCGAAGTTGGAGATAGTTTCCTGGAAGCTTATGTACCGATTGTTGAAAAAAGAAAACATTTAGAATACACGAAACCTCAGCGTGATTGGCAAGAAATTAGAAGAGGACGTTATGTGGAATTTAATCTTGTACATGACAAAGGCACTTTATTTGGATTAAAAACCAATGGACGCATAGAAAGTATCTTAATGAGTTTACCACCACATGTACAATGGGTTTACGACCATCAACCAGAAACTGGAAGTGAAGAAGAAAAACTAATAAACATTTTACAAAACCCTGTGGATTGGGTATAA
- a CDS encoding MG2 domain-containing protein, producing MRTFIIPFVFLIIFFSKLNAQEIAHNTITKLSLSKHSLAEKLYLQLDNTLYQTGEKIWFKAIVAKSANNSLSDLSNILHVELIDSNKSIIDKKLLKLKDGIASSAFELQKSLKSGKYIIRAYTKWNRNFDDDFFFVQPIDIFNLKDNEEAKNPIINVAINNNEDKTLTADINPRVINPSYRGKLKLYINVGNRVDSVEISKSKDDIYKLNYKLPKIATQAELKFSTQITDYGPDLNSPKNYSKTIVLDKNYLDVQFFPEGGKLINGFISTVACKSIDYNGLGYKIAGDIKNSKGHVITSFNSNDLGLGTFKILPRQGNAYYAELHVNDITYKYNLPVADNKGSVLSVVKLKDDLRVLLVSNTENTGNVRIQTESRGVKYHDLSLKKTDSINVSIASKSLPDGIIKWTVLNDSNQIICERLVFNNNSDNRLHLDVKSDQKTYYQREKTTINIKLDSLEISDNISLSVLVLDTEKFRISKQYKSNLVSYLLLSSELKGFIENPSFYFDSSNRDRVFSLDALMLSQGWRNYKYQKTINTNNYRFKPEKGLVVSGTVGEYFNPEKRPTKPLDINMMVYSKPSEVFSQEIDSSGKYYFEVGDIYKPKTDIFLQVVSKKGQPIDFVVNLDKKWTPTITTIKNKNIALPNDIISTFLEKSETINRRQKEYEIAFNTIALDEVELKDYKLTPKRQKSIELHGEPSKVIDGKKLQEEAPDWNNGIYSVLQIKYPEDISIQRVGKFNDLLYAKVVGSDVTHILIDNKPVYLGDYKFIQNIPVEAVESIDLIVDAKNERLYLYDIYGTHNLPGLSLKKISFINIYTYSGSGLHGYKKSEGVRIDTIEGFAKSVEFYTSDYSTLTNQDWAMPDNRSVIHWSPEIKLNRKGEYKLEFYNDDHVGEVSVIVEAISKDGKIGYSELTYNLSEAER from the coding sequence ATGAGGACATTTATTATTCCTTTTGTTTTTCTGATAATATTTTTTTCTAAACTGAATGCACAAGAAATAGCTCACAATACTATTACTAAACTTTCATTGTCAAAACATAGTTTAGCAGAGAAGCTCTATTTGCAGCTAGATAATACATTGTATCAAACAGGTGAGAAAATTTGGTTTAAGGCTATCGTTGCAAAATCAGCAAATAATAGTTTATCTGATCTTAGTAACATTTTACATGTGGAACTAATTGATTCAAATAAATCAATTATCGATAAAAAACTACTAAAATTAAAAGATGGTATAGCCAGTAGCGCATTTGAATTGCAAAAAAGTTTAAAGTCTGGGAAGTATATCATCAGAGCCTATACGAAATGGAACAGGAATTTTGATGACGATTTTTTCTTTGTTCAACCAATAGATATTTTTAATTTAAAGGATAATGAAGAGGCTAAAAACCCAATAATTAACGTTGCTATAAATAACAATGAAGATAAAACACTTACTGCTGATATAAACCCAAGAGTTATTAATCCATCATACAGAGGGAAGTTAAAATTATATATTAATGTCGGAAACCGAGTAGATTCAGTAGAGATTAGTAAGAGTAAGGATGATATTTATAAACTAAATTACAAACTCCCAAAAATTGCAACGCAAGCAGAATTGAAGTTTAGCACACAAATTACGGACTATGGACCGGATTTAAACTCCCCAAAAAATTATAGTAAAACCATAGTACTTGACAAAAACTATTTAGATGTACAATTTTTCCCTGAAGGAGGTAAATTGATAAATGGATTTATAAGTACCGTTGCATGTAAATCCATAGATTATAATGGGCTGGGTTATAAAATAGCAGGTGATATTAAAAATAGTAAAGGTCATGTTATAACCAGTTTTAATAGTAACGACCTAGGTTTAGGAACATTTAAGATTTTACCAAGACAAGGGAATGCTTATTATGCAGAATTGCATGTTAATGACATAACCTACAAATACAATTTGCCAGTTGCTGATAATAAGGGGAGTGTTTTGTCTGTAGTTAAATTAAAAGATGATCTAAGAGTTTTATTAGTGTCCAATACAGAAAACACAGGTAATGTAAGAATTCAAACAGAATCTAGAGGTGTAAAATATCACGACCTAAGCTTAAAAAAAACAGATTCTATTAACGTGTCAATTGCGTCAAAATCACTTCCAGATGGGATTATTAAATGGACTGTTTTAAATGATAGTAATCAGATTATTTGTGAGCGTTTGGTTTTTAACAATAATTCAGATAATAGATTGCATCTAGATGTTAAAAGTGATCAAAAGACATATTACCAAAGAGAAAAGACAACGATTAATATTAAGTTGGATAGTTTAGAAATATCTGATAATATAAGTTTATCTGTTTTAGTTTTAGACACGGAAAAATTTAGAATTTCAAAGCAATACAAATCAAATTTAGTTTCTTATTTATTACTTAGTTCAGAACTAAAAGGTTTCATTGAGAATCCAAGTTTTTATTTTGATAGTTCTAATAGAGACCGTGTATTTAGTTTAGATGCGTTAATGTTAAGCCAAGGTTGGCGTAATTATAAATATCAAAAAACAATAAATACTAATAATTACAGGTTTAAACCAGAAAAAGGACTAGTGGTTTCTGGTACTGTAGGCGAATATTTTAATCCCGAAAAGCGTCCCACAAAACCATTAGATATCAATATGATGGTGTACAGTAAACCTTCTGAAGTTTTTAGTCAAGAAATAGATTCTAGTGGTAAATATTACTTTGAAGTAGGAGATATTTATAAACCGAAGACAGATATCTTTTTGCAAGTGGTAAGTAAAAAGGGGCAACCTATTGATTTTGTTGTTAATTTAGATAAAAAATGGACACCAACGATTACAACAATTAAGAATAAAAATATTGCTTTGCCAAATGATATTATATCTACTTTTTTAGAAAAAAGCGAGACGATAAATAGGAGGCAAAAAGAATATGAAATAGCATTTAATACTATTGCTTTAGATGAAGTAGAATTAAAAGATTATAAATTAACACCAAAGCGTCAAAAATCCATTGAATTGCATGGAGAGCCGTCTAAAGTAATAGATGGAAAAAAATTACAGGAAGAGGCGCCAGATTGGAATAATGGCATCTATAGTGTGTTACAAATTAAATATCCTGAAGATATTAGTATTCAAAGGGTCGGGAAGTTTAATGATTTGCTATATGCAAAAGTAGTGGGTTCAGATGTCACTCATATTTTAATAGATAACAAACCTGTCTACCTTGGGGATTATAAATTTATTCAAAATATACCTGTTGAAGCTGTAGAGAGTATTGATCTTATTGTAGATGCTAAAAATGAAAGACTATATCTTTATGATATATATGGAACACATAACCTTCCTGGATTAAGTTTAAAAAAAATAAGCTTTATAAATATTTACACCTATTCTGGTAGTGGGTTACACGGATACAAAAAATCAGAAGGAGTGCGTATTGATACTATTGAAGGATTTGCTAAGTCTGTGGAGTTTTATACTTCAGATTATAGTACATTAACTAACCAAGATTGGGCGATGCCAGATAATAGAAGTGTTATTCATTGGTCTCCAGAAATTAAATTAAATCGCAAAGGTGAGTATAAGTTGGAATTTTATAATGATGATCACGTTGGGGAAGTTTCGGTAATTGTTGAAGCTATTTCTAAAGATGGGAAAATAGGATATTCCGAGTTGACTTATAATTTAAGCGAAGCTGAACGATAA